The Dehalogenimonas lykanthroporepellens BL-DC-9 genome includes a window with the following:
- a CDS encoding transposase mutator type (KEGG: sth:STH2289 transposase~manually curated~PFAM: transposase mutator type) has protein sequence MAKDRMTLLELLRKSGSDGDLDFLREGVKMLAEAVMELEVKQKTGAEKHERSNGRLTYRNGYRGRIWDTRAGTIPLAIPRLRDGSYFPSLLEPRRRAEHALLAVIQEAYVLGISTRKVESLVQSLGLNGVSKSEVSRICGALDDEVERWRHRPLLWRYPYLWLDATYVKVRDSGRVVSQAVIIAYGVRETGEREIIGLEVGPSEDGVFWKEFLRGLVSRGLSGVMLVISDAHLGLKEAISTVLTGVSWQRCRVHFMRNALARVPRGAQAMVSAAIRTIFAQPDRDSACSQLRRVADNLRLRFGPVADQLEEAEPDILAYTAFPREHWRQLYSTNPLERLNKEIKRRSNVVGIFPNSQSVIRLIGAVLMEQQDEWEVGRRYFSLDSMKKTLEGAQEEPLIMALPA, from the coding sequence ATGGCCAAAGACAGGATGACACTTTTGGAATTGCTACGCAAGTCAGGAAGTGACGGTGATCTTGATTTTCTGAGAGAAGGGGTGAAGATGCTGGCCGAAGCGGTCATGGAGCTTGAGGTTAAGCAGAAGACCGGAGCTGAGAAACATGAGCGCAGTAACGGTCGTTTAACCTACCGTAACGGCTACCGGGGGCGTATCTGGGACACCCGGGCCGGCACGATACCCTTGGCGATTCCCCGGTTGCGGGACGGCAGTTATTTCCCCAGCTTGCTCGAGCCCCGGCGCCGGGCGGAACATGCCTTGCTGGCGGTAATCCAGGAAGCCTATGTATTGGGCATCAGCACCCGCAAGGTGGAATCTCTGGTTCAGTCACTGGGGCTTAACGGGGTCAGTAAGAGCGAGGTATCGCGAATATGCGGGGCTCTGGACGATGAAGTGGAACGATGGCGCCACCGGCCTTTGTTATGGCGTTATCCCTATCTGTGGCTGGATGCGACCTACGTCAAGGTCAGGGATTCAGGGCGGGTGGTCAGTCAGGCGGTAATTATCGCCTACGGAGTCCGTGAAACCGGAGAACGCGAGATCATCGGGCTTGAGGTCGGCCCCAGTGAAGACGGTGTATTCTGGAAAGAGTTTCTGCGGGGGTTGGTCAGCCGTGGTTTGAGCGGGGTGATGCTGGTAATCAGTGATGCTCATCTGGGGCTGAAGGAAGCCATCAGCACGGTACTCACCGGGGTATCGTGGCAACGCTGCCGGGTGCACTTCATGCGCAATGCGCTGGCCAGAGTGCCGCGGGGCGCCCAGGCTATGGTATCTGCCGCTATCCGGACCATTTTCGCTCAACCTGACCGCGATAGCGCTTGCAGCCAACTCCGCCGGGTAGCCGATAACCTCAGACTCCGATTCGGTCCTGTGGCCGACCAATTGGAAGAGGCAGAACCGGATATCCTGGCCTATACCGCCTTCCCGCGGGAACACTGGCGGCAACTGTACTCTACCAATCCCCTGGAGAGACTGAACAAGGAAATCAAGCGCCGCAGTAATGTGGTCGGCATCTTTCCCAACAGCCAATCGGTAATCAGGCTGATTGGGGCGGTGTTAATGGAACAGCAGGACGAGTGGGAGGTCGGACGACGCTACTTTTCTTTGGATTCGATGAAGAAAACGCTGGAAGGGGCGCAGGAGGAACCCCTGATCATGGCTTTACCAGCTTGA
- a CDS encoding tRNA (5-methylaminomethyl-2-thiouridylate)-methyltransferase (KEGG: emi:Emin_0088 tRNA (5-methylaminomethyl-2-thiouridylate)-methyltransferase~TIGRFAM: tRNA (5-methylaminomethyl-2-thiouridylate)-methyltransferase~PFAM: tRNA methyl transferase-like), whose product MREKILVALSGGVDSAVAAALAQESGYDVTGIIMTIYDGPESPNEKSHKHGCYGPGEEEDVKDAEAVAQHLGIKLQVFDLKNEYRTNILESFKNEYRAGRTPNPCVYCNQQIKLGALLDKARESGLDFEFVFTGHYARTDFHHQSNRYRLLRARYHNKDQSYFLSRLSQAQLRILRFPLGDLSKDEVRKLAERINLPVSRKEESQNFISGGYRQLVCSQDTSGPIKNKSGDIIGQHSGISSFTIGQRHGLGLSSPEPLYVVQIDAPENTIVVGARSALYRDEIQVEKLNWISISQLENPVQLTARVRSAAVPAAAMVIPNHLTDSVTVRFEVPQMAPAPGQIAVFYEDDIVVGSGVITN is encoded by the coding sequence TTGAGGGAAAAAATACTGGTCGCTCTATCCGGCGGCGTTGATTCAGCAGTGGCGGCCGCTCTGGCTCAAGAGAGTGGTTACGATGTTACCGGAATCATCATGACCATCTATGATGGCCCGGAATCACCAAATGAGAAGAGCCATAAGCATGGCTGTTATGGGCCTGGGGAAGAAGAAGATGTTAAAGATGCTGAAGCTGTCGCCCAACACCTGGGCATCAAACTCCAGGTTTTCGACCTCAAGAACGAATATCGGACAAATATTCTGGAAAGTTTTAAAAACGAATATCGAGCCGGTCGTACCCCAAACCCGTGCGTTTACTGCAATCAGCAAATCAAACTTGGAGCATTACTCGACAAAGCCCGAGAATCCGGTTTGGATTTTGAATTCGTTTTCACCGGTCATTACGCGCGAACAGACTTCCACCATCAATCCAATCGTTACAGGCTGTTGAGAGCACGCTACCACAATAAAGACCAATCATACTTCTTATCTCGCCTGTCTCAGGCCCAGTTACGAATATTACGATTCCCATTGGGCGATTTATCCAAAGATGAAGTCAGAAAGCTTGCAGAGCGTATAAATCTGCCGGTCTCGCGTAAAGAAGAAAGTCAAAACTTTATTTCAGGCGGATACAGGCAACTGGTTTGCTCTCAGGATACTTCAGGTCCGATAAAAAATAAATCCGGTGATATCATCGGTCAACATAGCGGGATATCTAGTTTTACCATCGGTCAGCGACACGGGCTTGGTTTATCTTCACCGGAACCTCTATATGTAGTCCAAATCGATGCCCCCGAGAATACTATCGTAGTCGGTGCCAGGTCTGCTCTCTATAGAGATGAAATCCAGGTTGAGAAGTTGAATTGGATTTCGATATCCCAGTTGGAAAACCCTGTCCAGCTCACCGCCCGAGTCAGATCTGCCGCTGTTCCAGCCGCGGCAATGGTTATTCCGAATCACCTCACAGATTCAGTAACCGTCAGATTCGAGGTGCCGCAAATGGCGCCAGCACCCGGCCAGATAGCGGTCTTCTATGAAGACGATATCGTTGTCGGCTCGGGAGTCATCACCAATTAG
- a CDS encoding nickel-dependent hydrogenase large subunit (PFAM: nickel-dependent hydrogenase large subunit~KEGG: deb:DehaBAV1_0258 nickel-dependent hydrogenase, large subunit) — translation MAKIVIDPISRIEGHLKIEVVVENGVVKDAHSSGTMFRGFEIFLKGHNPTDAQHYTQRICGVCPTSHGMTAVLNLDSAFGVDDKIPDNGRIIRNLIQGANYIQSHILHFYHLAALDYVDVTAVADYSGNDAGLTKVQQFISRALAAGDYSMLGPFWPRYEGDYRLSKAINVKAVQDYVEALNMRRIAHEMSAIFSGRMPHSPALVVGGATQGPTEDNIVAFRAKLTKLRKFTDEVYIPDVIAVAEAYSDHFDQGFGTGNVLSYGVFDLDGKEKDLAKRQRFLPQGIASGLSLGTFDPQKITEDVKYGWFSSGSGYPGDTDTVDDPNKTGAYTWLKAPRYGGDVYEVGPLPRVLVAYLSGDPTAQKLVNDTLAHFGAPASALFSTLGRHAARALECKMVADAMDKWLDELKPGEPVNVTADIPDSAQGMGLWEAPRGALGHWISIKDQKIERYQCVVPSTWNCSPRDNNDQPGALEQALIGAKVKDEANPFEVVRIVRAFDPCLACAVHVVSPKGTEKGRFQIC, via the coding sequence ATGGCAAAAATCGTAATTGATCCAATTTCCCGAATCGAAGGCCATCTCAAGATTGAGGTGGTGGTCGAAAATGGTGTGGTAAAAGATGCCCACTCATCGGGGACGATGTTCAGAGGGTTCGAGATTTTCCTAAAAGGTCATAACCCGACCGATGCCCAGCATTACACTCAACGTATTTGTGGGGTTTGCCCCACATCTCATGGTATGACCGCCGTCCTTAATCTGGACAGTGCGTTCGGTGTCGATGATAAAATCCCGGATAATGGTAGAATCATTCGTAACCTTATCCAGGGGGCTAACTACATCCAGTCCCACATCCTCCATTTTTACCATCTTGCCGCCTTGGATTATGTTGATGTCACCGCGGTTGCCGATTATAGCGGCAACGATGCGGGGCTCACTAAAGTCCAACAGTTCATCAGCCGCGCCTTAGCCGCTGGTGATTATTCGATGCTGGGCCCTTTCTGGCCTCGTTACGAAGGTGATTATCGTTTATCGAAAGCTATCAACGTCAAAGCCGTTCAGGATTATGTCGAAGCTCTCAACATGCGCCGTATCGCTCATGAAATGAGCGCCATATTCTCAGGCAGAATGCCCCACAGCCCGGCGTTAGTCGTCGGTGGAGCCACCCAGGGTCCAACTGAAGACAATATCGTAGCTTTCCGTGCCAAACTAACAAAACTTCGCAAGTTCACCGACGAAGTATATATTCCCGACGTTATTGCTGTGGCCGAGGCGTATTCGGATCATTTCGACCAGGGTTTCGGTACCGGTAACGTCCTTTCTTATGGCGTCTTCGATCTCGATGGCAAGGAAAAGGACCTGGCTAAACGCCAACGTTTCCTCCCTCAGGGTATTGCTTCGGGATTATCTCTGGGAACATTCGACCCTCAGAAGATTACTGAAGACGTGAAATACGGCTGGTTCTCCAGTGGTTCAGGGTATCCCGGTGATACCGATACTGTTGATGACCCCAATAAAACGGGAGCTTACACATGGCTCAAAGCTCCGCGGTATGGCGGTGATGTATACGAAGTCGGCCCATTACCCAGGGTGCTTGTGGCCTATCTGTCGGGAGACCCGACCGCCCAGAAACTGGTGAATGACACTCTGGCTCATTTCGGAGCCCCCGCTTCGGCTTTATTCAGCACCCTCGGCAGACATGCGGCAAGGGCATTGGAGTGTAAAATGGTCGCTGACGCCATGGATAAATGGCTGGATGAACTTAAACCCGGTGAGCCGGTTAACGTCACTGCTGACATCCCCGATTCAGCTCAAGGCATGGGGCTCTGGGAAGCTCCCCGTGGCGCGCTAGGTCACTGGATCAGTATCAAAGATCAGAAGATCGAACGTTACCAATGCGTTGTTCCTTCAACTTGGAACTGTTCCCCCAGAGACAATAACGACCAACCCGGAGCTTTGGAACAGGCTTTGATCGGGGCCAAAGTGAAAGATGAAGCGAATCCATTTGAAGTAGTCCGTATCGTGCGGGCTTTTGACCCCTGCCTGGCATGCGCTGTTCATGTAGTCAGTCCGAAAGGCACTGAAAAAGGCCGCTTCCAGATCTGCTGA
- a CDS encoding hydrogenase (NiFe) small subunit HydA (TIGRFAM: hydrogenase (NiFe) small subunit HydA~KEGG: deg:DehalGT_0142 hydrogenase (NiFe) small subunit HydA~PFAM: NADH ubiquinone oxidoreductase 20 kDa subunit), with protein sequence MATKMTRRSFVELCAGSTAALGISMFKNPEFERLFAAALNEVPVIWFQGSGCNGCSVSALNGFPVTIQDLLLSEVVTGNHVSLRFHNTIMAAQGDLAMQALYDTETGPFALVVEGGIPLKDGGIYCEVGEKDGHGIPMTETIERLGKKAIATIALGTCACSGGISASPPNPGEVVGVAEFYERKGITTPVINVTGCPPHPDWLVVPLAQVIMDGPESVEVDEDLRPVSIYGKLIHDQCPRRGQYDAGEFAEKFGEPGCLYKLGCKGPICHADCNDRLWNNKTRWCIEAGAPCIGCTEMAFPAGLGAIHEPMDVTEDKIGDKIAMGFAGATVITAGVIAATKNKSANSGH encoded by the coding sequence ATGGCAACCAAAATGACCCGTCGAAGTTTCGTTGAGCTTTGTGCCGGTTCTACTGCGGCTCTGGGCATATCAATGTTTAAAAATCCGGAATTTGAACGGCTGTTTGCCGCCGCGTTGAATGAAGTTCCGGTTATCTGGTTCCAGGGCTCCGGATGTAATGGGTGTTCCGTTTCAGCCCTTAACGGTTTTCCGGTAACCATTCAAGATCTGTTGTTGTCGGAAGTTGTCACCGGTAATCATGTCAGCCTTCGCTTCCACAATACTATCATGGCCGCCCAGGGAGACCTGGCCATGCAGGCCCTTTACGATACCGAGACCGGCCCGTTCGCCCTCGTGGTGGAAGGGGGAATACCCCTCAAGGATGGCGGGATTTACTGTGAGGTCGGAGAAAAAGATGGCCACGGGATTCCGATGACCGAAACCATCGAACGACTGGGCAAAAAAGCCATCGCCACCATAGCTCTGGGTACCTGCGCTTGCTCAGGTGGCATTTCTGCTTCTCCGCCTAATCCGGGCGAAGTTGTGGGGGTCGCCGAATTTTACGAGCGAAAGGGCATTACTACCCCGGTGATCAATGTTACCGGATGCCCGCCACACCCTGATTGGCTGGTGGTGCCGCTGGCACAGGTGATCATGGATGGGCCTGAATCAGTAGAAGTCGATGAAGACCTTCGGCCGGTTTCTATTTACGGAAAACTGATTCATGATCAATGTCCTCGCCGTGGTCAATACGACGCCGGTGAATTCGCCGAAAAGTTCGGTGAACCTGGTTGTCTGTACAAATTGGGGTGTAAAGGCCCCATCTGTCATGCTGATTGTAATGACCGTCTGTGGAACAACAAAACCAGATGGTGCATAGAAGCGGGTGCCCCCTGTATCGGTTGTACTGAAATGGCCTTTCCTGCCGGTCTGGGTGCAATTCATGAACCGATGGATGTTACCGAAGATAAGATTGGCGATAAAATTGCCATGGGCTTCGCCGGAGCTACCGTTATTACGGCTGGTGTGATTGCGGCGACTAAAAATAAATCAGCCAATAGTGGCCACTGA
- a CDS encoding 4Fe-4S ferredoxin iron-sulfur binding domain protein (PFAM: 4Fe-4S ferredoxin iron-sulfur binding domain protein~KEGG: deg:DehalGT_0143 4Fe-4S ferredoxin iron-sulfur binding domain protein), with protein MPVGMLIDTTKCIKCRLCEVECHEFYDLKDKRLAGTEDSPELDAYHYVVLQTHQVPYYDRTQVVGVSKRCLHCFSPACVSVCPVGALHKEANGAVVWEEGKCIGCRYCQNACPFDIPKFEWDEPWPKISKCIFCNDRRLAVGEDPVCFEVCPTKAIRFGERADMIALAHERIQANPEKYYNHIYGEHEAGGTAVMYISSVAPEEIGFIEVENELYPPLTREFLSKIPIEVAGLALFLSGVYLFRTRREAKFKSVAGSNISKEDQG; from the coding sequence ATGCCCGTAGGTATGCTCATAGATACCACCAAGTGTATCAAGTGTCGCCTATGCGAAGTTGAGTGCCATGAGTTCTATGATCTCAAAGACAAGCGCCTTGCCGGTACTGAGGACTCGCCGGAACTGGACGCTTATCATTATGTGGTCTTACAGACTCATCAAGTGCCGTATTACGACCGCACTCAGGTCGTCGGCGTCAGTAAACGGTGTCTGCATTGTTTCAGCCCGGCTTGCGTTTCGGTTTGTCCGGTAGGCGCTCTTCATAAGGAAGCCAACGGTGCCGTTGTGTGGGAAGAAGGCAAATGCATCGGCTGTCGCTACTGCCAGAACGCCTGCCCTTTCGATATCCCTAAGTTCGAATGGGATGAACCGTGGCCTAAGATTTCAAAGTGTATTTTCTGTAATGACCGCAGACTGGCCGTTGGCGAAGACCCGGTATGCTTCGAGGTTTGCCCAACCAAAGCCATCAGATTCGGGGAAAGAGCGGACATGATTGCCTTGGCTCACGAACGGATTCAAGCCAACCCTGAAAAATATTACAATCATATATACGGAGAGCATGAAGCCGGCGGTACCGCCGTGATGTACATCAGTTCAGTGGCCCCGGAAGAAATTGGATTTATCGAAGTTGAGAACGAGCTTTACCCACCCTTGACTCGAGAGTTCCTCAGCAAGATTCCCATTGAAGTTGCGGGCCTCGCTTTATTCCTTTCTGGTGTTTATCTTTTCCGAACCCGCCGTGAAGCCAAATTCAAATCAGTAGCTGGTTCGAATATAAGCAAGGAGGACCAAGGCTAA
- a CDS encoding Carbamoyl-phosphate synthase L chain ATP-binding protein (PFAM: Carbamoyl-phosphate synthase L chain ATP-binding; Carbamoyl-phosphate synthetase large chain domain protein; biotin carboxylase domain protein~KEGG: dev:DhcVS_129 hypothetical protein): MISKILVANRGEIAVRVMRACRELGINTVAVYSEADKDAFFAFYADEAYLLGPAPATLSYLNIDKIIEIAKTSGAEAIHPGYGFLSENPTFAQACEKAGIAFIGPPARVLELTGNKITAREEAVKAGVPIIPGTGECPADFSALQDELGDIGYPLIVKPAGGGGGIGMVIARNDGDLQRALSSSPEMANKYFGISTIYIEKYIEKPRHIEFQILADTKGNVIHLGERECSIQRFHSKVIEEAPSTALTPEIREKMGQAAVDLARGIGYVGAGTIEFIYSEGNYYFLEVNARIQVEHAVTEMITGIDLVKEQINIATGLELSLKQEDVEHNGWAIECRINAEDPLRNFLPSPGTITGYRSPGGIGIRVDSGVHQGYTIPDCYHPMISKLIVWERNRTDAIKRMRRALSEYIIVGVDTNIALHKAIMENPRFVSGDLDTDFIARELSLLADMQKVRERDTEAQSRMSRIFQ, translated from the coding sequence ATGATAAGTAAAATTCTTGTTGCCAATCGCGGAGAAATTGCGGTTCGTGTTATGCGGGCTTGCCGCGAGCTTGGCATCAATACAGTAGCCGTCTATTCAGAAGCGGATAAGGACGCTTTTTTTGCCTTTTATGCCGATGAAGCCTATCTACTCGGGCCGGCGCCAGCGACTTTGTCATACCTCAACATAGACAAAATCATCGAAATAGCGAAAACCAGTGGCGCTGAAGCCATCCACCCGGGCTACGGCTTTCTTTCCGAAAACCCGACATTCGCCCAGGCCTGTGAAAAGGCCGGTATCGCGTTCATCGGTCCTCCGGCGCGTGTCCTGGAGTTGACCGGCAACAAAATCACCGCCAGAGAAGAGGCGGTTAAGGCTGGAGTTCCGATAATTCCCGGAACAGGGGAGTGTCCAGCTGATTTTTCGGCTTTGCAGGATGAGTTGGGGGATATCGGGTATCCGTTGATTGTCAAACCTGCCGGCGGCGGAGGCGGTATCGGCATGGTCATTGCCCGAAACGACGGCGATCTTCAACGGGCACTGAGTTCCTCCCCCGAAATGGCCAATAAATACTTTGGGATATCGACCATTTATATCGAAAAATACATAGAAAAACCTCGTCATATTGAGTTCCAGATTCTGGCAGATACCAAAGGCAACGTGATCCATCTGGGTGAGCGTGAATGCTCGATCCAGCGTTTCCACTCCAAGGTAATTGAAGAAGCCCCTTCCACTGCTTTGACACCGGAAATCCGAGAAAAAATGGGGCAGGCGGCTGTGGACCTGGCCAGAGGCATCGGCTATGTCGGAGCCGGCACTATTGAATTCATTTATTCGGAAGGTAATTATTATTTTCTGGAAGTGAATGCCAGAATCCAGGTAGAACATGCTGTGACTGAAATGATCACCGGGATAGACCTGGTCAAAGAGCAAATCAACATCGCTACCGGTTTGGAACTTTCCCTGAAGCAGGAAGATGTCGAACACAACGGATGGGCTATTGAATGCCGTATCAATGCCGAGGACCCGCTGAGGAATTTCCTGCCTTCCCCCGGGACGATAACCGGTTATCGGTCACCCGGTGGTATCGGAATCAGGGTTGACTCCGGAGTGCATCAAGGTTATACCATTCCTGATTGCTATCACCCGATGATCAGCAAACTCATTGTTTGGGAAAGAAACCGGACCGATGCCATCAAGAGAATGAGACGAGCTCTCAGCGAGTATATCATCGTCGGCGTCGATACCAACATAGCCCTGCACAAGGCGATTATGGAAAACCCCAGATTTGTTTCCGGGGATCTGGATACTGATTTCATCGCGCGAGAACTGAGTCTGCTTGCGGATATGCAGAAAGTGAGGGAAAGGGACACCGAAGCACAGTCGAGAATGAGCCGTATTTTCCAGTAG
- a CDS encoding formate dehydrogenase accessory protein (PFAM: formate dehydrogenase accessory protein~KEGG: deb:DehaBAV1_0167 hypothetical protein): MDKICSELERYKSEQPNLGPVIDLNKKILEIQESVRAKLGPAPAVSSFGTDNLAAGVPAMNEQIPQMPFNVFRTAAEDLAELFGKTSGVSFPLEDVFKIISSYGNDVSSFARDLLADKLDLESLSSDTGFNPETMAFFFHSLLVPFFSHSAMNYHPLFQNREIPWTKGKCPFCGTPPRYSVIYGEKGFRKLFCGMCHTQWEYPRHKCSDCENPERTEIRQLSLGDDSAHFAEVCDTCHSYIKTTDERKLKRECRPQAEDIITAPIDMVATREGFTRPA; this comes from the coding sequence ATGGACAAAATATGTTCCGAACTGGAGCGTTACAAGTCGGAACAGCCCAATCTAGGGCCTGTAATTGACCTGAATAAAAAGATACTGGAAATCCAGGAGTCGGTTCGAGCCAAGCTCGGACCGGCTCCTGCCGTTTCTTCATTCGGCACAGATAATCTGGCGGCCGGAGTACCGGCTATGAACGAGCAAATTCCCCAAATGCCTTTTAATGTGTTTCGAACTGCCGCTGAGGATCTTGCAGAGTTGTTCGGTAAGACTTCCGGGGTTTCTTTCCCGCTGGAAGATGTTTTCAAAATAATATCGTCGTACGGGAACGATGTCTCTTCTTTTGCTCGTGATTTACTGGCAGATAAATTGGACCTCGAATCACTATCGTCAGACACCGGATTCAACCCAGAGACTATGGCTTTCTTCTTTCATAGCCTGCTGGTACCTTTCTTCTCTCATTCTGCAATGAATTATCACCCGTTATTCCAGAACAGGGAAATTCCGTGGACTAAAGGTAAATGCCCGTTCTGTGGTACTCCACCCAGATACAGCGTCATTTATGGGGAAAAAGGCTTCAGAAAACTCTTCTGTGGTATGTGTCATACCCAATGGGAATACCCAAGGCACAAATGTTCTGACTGTGAAAACCCGGAGCGAACCGAGATACGTCAGTTGAGCCTCGGTGACGATTCGGCTCATTTTGCCGAGGTATGCGATACCTGTCATTCTTACATCAAAACCACCGATGAGCGGAAATTGAAGAGAGAATGCAGGCCTCAGGCAGAAGATATCATCACCGCCCCTATAGATATGGTGGCCACCAGGGAAGGGTTTACCAGACCGGCCTGA
- a CDS encoding Polysulphide reductase NrfD (PFAM: Polysulphide reductase NrfD~KEGG: det:DET0186 formate dehydrogenase, membrane subunit, putative), producing the protein MNNRNIPLFSFWGIVQILLGLGAIGVIVAKLVLGLGAITNLTDNWPWGLWVAFDVGVYIASAAGGFVLAALVYIFRIETFRPLVKPAILIAALCYTIGAIGIAVDLGRTPLIVHPLWMWQHNSIMFEVGWCVMMYLTVLYLEFSPNVFERFGLKNAAKIQHALAIPLVTFGILLSFLHQSSLGALFLITPDQHLLWHQHMMGYLFVISAMPLGLAVLTFFGLIASKSWKLTTRLDVYAKLMPIVAGLLVVWLVVRFYDLAQGGNLSAFAFDEFGALFIAEIAVGAVIPIILIAIKKVRESRAGLMWISGLIVLGMMSNRIATLMVSHAPARVGSYFPSVWEFLFTFGLIAGAMYVFRLAAKYLPLFSYQKAGLPESVAKMDPEVVPA; encoded by the coding sequence GTGAATAACAGAAATATTCCGTTGTTCAGCTTCTGGGGCATCGTCCAGATACTTCTTGGTCTAGGCGCTATAGGTGTCATTGTGGCCAAGCTGGTGTTGGGCCTGGGGGCAATCACCAATCTTACTGATAACTGGCCGTGGGGGCTTTGGGTCGCCTTCGACGTCGGTGTCTATATTGCCAGCGCCGCCGGTGGTTTCGTTCTGGCCGCTTTGGTTTATATCTTCCGGATCGAAACTTTCCGTCCTCTTGTCAAACCTGCGATCCTTATCGCCGCTCTGTGTTATACCATCGGTGCCATCGGTATCGCAGTTGATTTAGGTCGCACACCTTTAATCGTACATCCGCTGTGGATGTGGCAACATAACTCCATCATGTTCGAGGTGGGCTGGTGTGTCATGATGTACCTGACAGTCCTGTACCTTGAGTTCAGTCCTAACGTATTCGAGCGTTTCGGCCTGAAAAACGCCGCAAAAATCCAGCACGCGCTGGCCATCCCTCTGGTTACCTTCGGTATCCTGTTATCATTCCTGCATCAGTCATCGCTCGGTGCGCTGTTCCTGATCACTCCGGACCAACACCTGCTCTGGCATCAGCACATGATGGGATATCTATTCGTCATTTCCGCCATGCCCCTTGGCCTTGCGGTATTGACTTTCTTCGGCTTGATAGCTTCCAAATCATGGAAACTGACAACTCGTTTGGACGTTTACGCCAAACTCATGCCGATTGTCGCTGGCCTCTTGGTGGTCTGGCTAGTAGTCAGATTCTACGACCTGGCGCAGGGCGGAAATCTGTCAGCCTTTGCCTTTGATGAGTTCGGGGCTCTGTTCATCGCCGAAATAGCTGTCGGGGCAGTAATCCCGATAATCCTTATCGCCATCAAGAAAGTCCGTGAATCCCGTGCCGGATTGATGTGGATTTCAGGCTTGATCGTCTTGGGCATGATGAGTAACCGTATCGCTACACTTATGGTTTCCCATGCTCCAGCTCGCGTTGGTAGTTATTTCCCGAGCGTATGGGAATTCCTATTCACCTTCGGCCTTATCGCCGGTGCGATGTATGTCTTCAGACTGGCTGCCAAATACCTGCCGTTGTTCTCTTACCAGAAGGCTGGATTACCTGAGTCGGTGGCCAAAATGGACCCTGAGGTTGTACCGGCCTAA